A DNA window from Arachis duranensis cultivar V14167 chromosome 3, aradu.V14167.gnm2.J7QH, whole genome shotgun sequence contains the following coding sequences:
- the LOC107479630 gene encoding tetraspanin-2 produces MSGVSNNLTAILNFIAVLASIPIIASGIWLASKPDNECIHNFRWPIVLIGFLILVVALAGFVGAYWNKQGLLAVYLFFMALLIAALLVVLVFAFVVTRPDGSYDVPGRAYKEYSLQGYSSWLRNHLTTSGSWQNIRTCLADSDVCIKLAQNYITADQFFASHISPLQSGCCKPPTSCGFNYVSPIMWTNPVNQMADPDCYAWNNDLSQLCYNCNACKAGLLGNLRQEWRKANIILIVAVVVLIWVYVIACSAFKNAQTEDLFNRYKQGWV; encoded by the exons ATGAGTGGTGTAAGCAACAACCTAACAGCAATACTGAATTTCATAGCAGTATTGGCGTCGATTCCAATAATAGCCTCGGGGATATGGCTGGCATCAAAGCCGGACAACGAGTGCATCCACAATTTCCGGTGGCCAATAGTATTAATCGGGTTCCTGATCCTTGTGGTGGCACTGGCAGGCTTCGTGGGTGCCTACTGGAACAAGCAGGGTTTGTTGGCCGTTTACCTCTTCTTCATGGCGCTCCTCATCGCTGCACTCCTTGTTGTGCTTGTGTTTGCTTTTGTGGTTACAAGACCCGATGGAAGCTATGACGTTCCCGGAAGAGCCTACAAGGAGTACAGCCTTCAAGGCTACTCTTCTTGGTTGAGGAATCATCTCACCACTTCCGGGAGTTGGCAGAACATAAGGACCTGTTTGGCTGATTCTGATGTATGCATTAAGCTTGCACAGAACTACATTACTGCTGACCAATTCTTCGCCTCTCACATCTCTCCTTTACAG TCAGGGTGTTGCAAACCCCCGACATCATGCGGGTTCAACTATGTGAGCCCCATCATGTGGACAAACCCTGTGAATCAGATGGCTGATCCTGATTGCTACGCTTGGAACAATGATCTGAGCCAACTCTGCTACAATTGCAACGCCTGTAAGGCTGGTCTGCTTGGGAACCTTAGACAAGAATGGAGGAAAGCAAACATAATATTGATTGTCGCTGTGGTGGTTCTCATTTGGGTCTATGTCATTGCCTGCAGTGCCTTCAAGAATGCTCAGACTGAAGACCTCTTCAACCGTTACAAACAGGGCTGGGTTTGA
- the LOC110278650 gene encoding protein FAR1-RELATED SEQUENCE 5-like, with protein MFINEDDVKNDSDNDLGDDFDYQPIAEDDAEDDDVDSLDSTSKSEEVCGVKRIADLMVEDIWNLEFRTEDEACQFYNAYSCWHGFVMRKDDVVRDNQGSIISRQLVCNKEGWRNVRSREARSLTRTKCPARLRVKLDYGYGIWKVSCFVESHNHDLTPPPICASGSGQSSSHCH; from the exons ATGTTCATAAACGAGGATGATGTGAAGAATGATTCTGATAATGATTTGGGTGATGATTTCGATTATCAACCGATTGCAGAAGATGATGCTGAAGACGACGATGTGGATTCGCTGGATTCTACTAGCAAGAGTGAAGAAGTTTGTGGTGTAAAAAGAATAGCGGATTTAATGGTGGAGGATATTTGGAACCTGGAGTTTAGGACAGAGGATGAGGCTTGCCAATTTTATAACGCTTATTCTTGTTGGCATGGATTTGTAATGAGGAAGGACGACGTGGTTAGGGATAATCAAGGTAGCATCATTAGCAGGCAACTTGTTTGCAACAAAGAGGGGTGGAGGAATGTGAG ATCAAGGGAGGCAAGGTCACTAACGCGAACCAAGTGTCCAGCTCGGCTTAGGGTAAAGCTTGACTATGGCTACGGTATATGGAAGGTATCATGTTTTGTGGAATCTCACAACCATGATCTGACGCCACCCCCAATTTGCGCATCTGGTTCCGGCCAATCGTCGTCTCACTGTCACTGA